A portion of the Stella humosa genome contains these proteins:
- a CDS encoding sarcosine oxidase subunit gamma yields the protein MVEPRTVLDALAADMASASGDQAALSALTPVGQITLRGEAACLPLASAALGVALPSAANRFESDGARAALWLGPDEWLVLVPRPEVATTIARFQMALAGYHYAAVDTSAGRLGLEIAGPAARTVMEKGCHLDLHPRQFGPGHVAQSTFARVPAIILQRDERPTYWLLVRPSYSVYLARWAIDAMAEFHLAPIPAR from the coding sequence ATGGTTGAGCCCAGGACGGTGCTGGACGCGCTGGCGGCCGACATGGCGTCGGCATCGGGCGACCAGGCGGCGCTGTCGGCGCTGACGCCGGTCGGCCAGATCACCTTGCGCGGCGAAGCGGCCTGCCTGCCGCTGGCATCGGCCGCACTGGGGGTGGCGCTGCCATCGGCCGCAAACCGCTTCGAATCCGACGGTGCGCGGGCGGCGCTTTGGCTGGGGCCGGACGAATGGCTGGTGCTGGTGCCGCGGCCGGAAGTGGCGACCACCATCGCCCGCTTCCAGATGGCGCTGGCGGGATACCACTATGCCGCCGTCGATACCTCGGCCGGCCGGTTGGGGCTGGAGATCGCCGGGCCGGCGGCGCGCACGGTGATGGAGAAGGGCTGCCACCTCGACCTGCACCCGCGCCAGTTCGGGCCGGGCCATGTCGCCCAGTCGACCTTCGCGCGGGTGCCGGCGATCATCCTGCAGCGCGACGAGCGGCCGACCTACTGGCTGCTCGTGCGCCCGTCCTACTCGGTCTATCTGGCGCGCTGGGCGATCGACGCCATGGCGGAATTCCACCTGGCGCCGATACCCGCGCGGTAG
- a CDS encoding thiamine pyrophosphate-requiring protein encodes MKVGLAIAEILKREGVEIVFGYPVNHILEYVAHVDIRPIIVRQERIGLHMADAYSRLSRGKKIGVFAMQHGPGAENAYGGVAQCYGESIPVLVMPMGYPRRIAHVPPNFNSVTAMQHITKSAEPVTSGAELGNVMRRAFTQLRNGRFGPCLVEVPTDVFNEDVAEPIAYEPVMTTRFGPDPMAVRKVADVLVDAKDLVIHAGQGVHWAGAWPQLKRLAELLAAPVMTTLQGKSAFPENHELSLGSGGRAYSKTIDVFLKKADVIFGIGCSFTETNFGTAIPKGKTIVHSTLDPLDINKDVIAAHALVGDAALTLDALIAELELRIKTPRDASAVAKEIAAVKAEWLAKWMPKLTSNEAPLSPYRVLWDLAHTVDRANTIITHDAGSPRDQLSPFWETTEPLSYIGWGKTTQLGYGLGLAMGAKLACPDKLCINVWGDAAIGFTGMDFETAVRERIPILSILLNNFCMAIELHIMEVSTEKYRSTDISGDYAAMARAFGGYGERVTKPEDIIPAIKRGIEQTQKGIPALIEFITSKETEISTFKS; translated from the coding sequence ATGAAGGTAGGCCTGGCCATCGCCGAGATCCTGAAGCGCGAAGGCGTCGAGATCGTCTTCGGCTATCCGGTGAACCACATCCTGGAATATGTCGCCCATGTCGACATCCGGCCGATCATCGTGCGCCAGGAGCGCATCGGCCTGCACATGGCGGACGCCTATTCCCGCCTGTCGCGCGGCAAGAAGATCGGCGTCTTCGCCATGCAGCACGGGCCGGGCGCCGAGAACGCCTATGGCGGCGTCGCCCAGTGCTACGGCGAATCGATCCCCGTCCTGGTCATGCCCATGGGTTATCCGCGCCGCATCGCCCATGTGCCGCCGAACTTCAACTCGGTCACGGCGATGCAGCACATCACCAAGAGCGCCGAGCCGGTGACGAGCGGGGCCGAGCTTGGCAACGTCATGCGCCGGGCCTTCACCCAGCTGCGCAACGGCCGCTTCGGGCCGTGCCTGGTGGAGGTGCCGACCGACGTCTTCAACGAGGACGTGGCCGAGCCCATCGCCTACGAGCCGGTGATGACGACCCGCTTCGGGCCGGACCCGATGGCGGTGCGCAAGGTGGCCGACGTGCTGGTCGACGCCAAGGACCTCGTCATCCATGCCGGCCAGGGCGTGCACTGGGCCGGTGCCTGGCCGCAGCTTAAGCGCCTGGCCGAGCTGCTGGCCGCCCCGGTGATGACGACGCTGCAGGGCAAGAGCGCCTTCCCCGAGAACCACGAGCTGTCGCTCGGCTCCGGCGGGCGCGCCTATTCCAAGACCATCGACGTCTTCCTGAAGAAGGCCGACGTGATCTTCGGCATCGGCTGCTCCTTCACCGAGACCAACTTCGGCACCGCCATCCCCAAGGGCAAGACGATCGTCCATTCGACGCTCGACCCGCTCGACATCAACAAGGACGTGATCGCCGCCCACGCGCTGGTGGGCGATGCCGCGCTGACGCTGGATGCGCTGATCGCCGAGCTGGAACTGCGCATCAAGACCCCGCGCGACGCCTCGGCCGTGGCCAAGGAGATCGCCGCGGTCAAGGCCGAGTGGCTGGCCAAGTGGATGCCCAAGCTGACATCGAACGAGGCGCCGCTGTCGCCCTATCGCGTGCTGTGGGACCTGGCCCACACCGTCGACCGGGCCAACACCATCATCACCCACGACGCCGGCAGCCCGCGTGACCAGCTCTCCCCCTTCTGGGAGACGACCGAGCCCCTGTCCTACATCGGCTGGGGCAAGACCACCCAGCTCGGCTACGGGCTGGGGCTGGCCATGGGCGCCAAGCTCGCCTGCCCCGACAAGCTCTGCATCAATGTCTGGGGCGATGCCGCCATCGGCTTCACCGGCATGGACTTCGAGACCGCGGTGCGCGAGCGCATCCCGATCCTGTCGATCCTGCTGAACAACTTCTGCATGGCGATCGAGCTGCACATCATGGAAGTGTCGACCGAGAAGTATCGCTCGACCGACATTTCCGGCGACTATGCGGCGATGGCGCGCGCCTTCGGCGGCTATGGCGAGCGGGTGACGAAGCCCGAGGACATCATCCCGGCCATCAAGCGCGGCATCGAGCAGACCCAGAAGGGCATCCCGGCGCTCATCGAGTTCATCACCTCGAAGGAGACCGAGATCTCCACCTTCAAGAGCTGA
- a CDS encoding sarcosine oxidase subunit alpha family protein has product MSGFRLPQGGAIDRDRRLDFTFAGRSHSGHPGDTLASALIASGVSVVARSFKYHRPRGIYSAGVEEPSALVQLGRGAWSEPNIRATQVELYQGLEAAPVNAWPGLGFDLGAVNQFLAPLLVAGFYYKTFLGPRGWWRRVYEPAIRRMAGMGRAPTEADPDFYDHTHVHSDLLVVGAGPAGLAAARAAASAGLRVILADDGREPGGDLLVAGGTIDGLPAAAWAARAADELRAMPEVTLLARTTVLGLYDHGYAVAVERRTDHLPPGSAAGHVRQRMWHVRAARTIVAAGAHERPLLFGGNDRPGVMLAGAVATYARRFGVACGRQAVFVTNNDSAYAAAAVLADAGGAIAAIVDLRPDGSPAAAALAARGIEVLNGRLPVAVHGGRAVTAIDIRANDGGTLSGSLRRIDCDLVAISGGWNPAVHLLGQLRGQLAYDEALACFRPSSTPAGLTVAGAAAGDFDLAGCLRGGHEAGEAAVAAAGRRGRVAMPVAAAAPAGAPILSFWGVAEGERVRGKVFVDLQNDVTVPDIELAAREGFRSIEHVKRYTTAGMGTDQGKSGNVNTIAVLSRALARPMGETGTTTYRAPYVPVAYGALAGRHVGALFDPERITPIHPSHLAAHAVFENVGQWKRPRYFPRNGEDMERAVLRECATVRQAVGMMDASTLGKIEVRGPDAAAFLDRFYINPMASLAVGACRYGVMCREDGMVFDDGVVMRLAPDRFFLTTTTGGAARVLDWMEEWHQTEWPELRVFSTSVTEQWVTVAVAGPSARALLGRLMPDVDLSAAAFPFMTFRDGVVAGMPARIARVSFSGELAFEISVEGTLGLALWEAVAAAGEPLGIAPYGTEAMHVLRAEKGYFIVGHETDGTVTPIDLGLERMVAKKKDFLGKRSLARSDTARPGRKQLVALLPEDPQTLLTEGAQIVGEPVLRTPMPMLGHVTSSYQSAAMGRTFALALVRDGRARIGELVYAPLVKPASGDLMVAARIADPVLFDPAGERRDG; this is encoded by the coding sequence ATGAGCGGCTTCCGCCTGCCGCAAGGCGGCGCCATCGACCGCGACCGCCGGCTCGACTTCACCTTCGCCGGACGCTCCCATTCGGGCCACCCGGGGGACACGCTGGCCTCGGCGCTGATCGCGTCCGGCGTCTCGGTGGTGGCGCGCAGCTTCAAGTACCATCGCCCGCGCGGCATCTATTCGGCCGGCGTCGAGGAGCCGAGTGCCCTGGTCCAGCTCGGGCGCGGCGCCTGGTCGGAGCCCAACATCCGCGCGACGCAGGTTGAACTGTACCAGGGGCTGGAGGCTGCACCGGTCAACGCCTGGCCGGGCCTGGGATTCGACCTGGGGGCAGTGAACCAGTTTCTGGCACCGCTGCTGGTGGCCGGATTCTATTACAAGACCTTCCTCGGCCCCCGGGGCTGGTGGCGCCGGGTCTACGAGCCGGCGATCCGCCGCATGGCCGGCATGGGCCGGGCCCCGACCGAGGCCGATCCGGACTTCTACGACCACACCCACGTCCATTCCGACTTGCTCGTCGTGGGGGCCGGCCCGGCCGGGCTGGCAGCCGCGCGGGCGGCGGCGTCGGCGGGCCTGCGCGTCATCCTGGCCGATGACGGGCGCGAGCCGGGCGGCGACTTGCTGGTGGCGGGCGGCACGATCGACGGCCTGCCCGCTGCCGCATGGGCGGCCCGGGCGGCCGACGAACTGCGGGCAATGCCGGAGGTGACGCTGCTGGCGCGGACGACGGTGCTGGGGCTCTACGATCACGGATATGCGGTGGCGGTCGAGCGCCGCACCGACCATCTGCCGCCCGGATCGGCCGCCGGCCATGTCCGCCAGCGCATGTGGCACGTCCGCGCCGCCCGCACCATTGTCGCCGCGGGTGCGCACGAGCGCCCGCTGCTGTTCGGCGGCAACGACCGGCCGGGGGTCATGCTGGCGGGCGCGGTCGCCACATATGCCCGCCGCTTCGGTGTCGCCTGCGGCCGCCAGGCAGTGTTCGTGACCAACAATGATTCCGCCTACGCCGCAGCCGCCGTGCTGGCCGATGCCGGGGGTGCCATCGCCGCCATCGTCGACTTGCGACCCGACGGCTCGCCGGCCGCGGCCGCACTCGCCGCGCGAGGGATCGAGGTGCTGAACGGGCGCCTGCCGGTCGCCGTGCATGGCGGCCGCGCGGTCACTGCCATCGACATCCGGGCCAATGACGGCGGCACGCTGTCGGGCTCGCTGCGGCGCATCGATTGCGACCTGGTGGCGATCTCGGGCGGCTGGAACCCGGCCGTCCACCTGCTGGGGCAACTGCGCGGCCAGCTTGCCTATGACGAGGCGCTGGCCTGCTTCCGGCCGTCCTCGACGCCGGCCGGCCTGACGGTGGCGGGAGCCGCCGCCGGCGATTTCGACCTGGCCGGCTGCCTGCGGGGCGGGCACGAAGCGGGCGAGGCCGCCGTCGCTGCAGCCGGACGGCGCGGCCGCGTGGCCATGCCGGTCGCAGCCGCCGCACCGGCCGGCGCGCCGATCCTTTCCTTCTGGGGCGTGGCCGAGGGCGAGCGGGTGCGCGGCAAGGTCTTCGTCGACTTGCAGAACGACGTGACCGTGCCCGACATCGAGCTGGCGGCGCGCGAGGGCTTCCGCTCGATCGAGCATGTGAAGCGCTACACCACCGCCGGCATGGGCACCGACCAGGGCAAGAGCGGCAACGTCAACACCATCGCCGTCCTGTCCCGCGCGCTGGCCCGGCCGATGGGCGAGACGGGGACGACCACCTATCGTGCGCCCTACGTGCCCGTCGCCTATGGCGCGCTGGCCGGCCGCCATGTCGGCGCGCTCTTCGACCCCGAGCGGATCACGCCGATCCATCCGAGCCACCTGGCCGCCCATGCCGTGTTCGAGAATGTCGGCCAGTGGAAGCGCCCGCGCTATTTCCCCCGCAACGGCGAGGACATGGAGCGCGCCGTGCTGCGCGAATGCGCCACGGTCCGCCAGGCCGTTGGCATGATGGACGCCTCGACGCTCGGCAAGATCGAGGTGCGCGGGCCGGATGCGGCAGCCTTCCTCGATCGCTTCTACATCAACCCGATGGCCAGCCTGGCGGTCGGCGCCTGCCGCTACGGCGTCATGTGCCGCGAGGACGGGATGGTCTTCGACGACGGCGTCGTCATGCGCCTGGCGCCCGACCGCTTCTTCCTGACGACGACGACGGGCGGGGCCGCCCGCGTGCTCGACTGGATGGAGGAATGGCACCAGACGGAGTGGCCGGAGCTGAGGGTCTTCTCCACCTCCGTCACCGAGCAGTGGGTGACGGTCGCCGTCGCCGGCCCGTCGGCCCGCGCGCTGCTGGGCCGGCTGATGCCGGATGTCGACCTGTCGGCGGCCGCATTTCCCTTCATGACCTTCCGCGACGGCGTGGTGGCCGGCATGCCGGCCCGCATCGCACGCGTCAGCTTCTCGGGCGAACTCGCCTTTGAGATCAGCGTCGAGGGTACGCTGGGGCTGGCCCTTTGGGAGGCGGTCGCGGCGGCCGGCGAGCCGCTCGGCATCGCCCCCTACGGCACCGAGGCGATGCATGTGCTGCGCGCCGAGAAGGGCTATTTCATCGTCGGGCACGAGACGGACGGCACCGTGACGCCGATCGACCTGGGGCTGGAGCGCATGGTCGCGAAGAAAAAGGATTTCCTGGGCAAGCGGTCGCTGGCGCGCTCGGACACCGCGCGCCCGGGCCGCAAGCAACTGGTGGCGCTGCTGCCCGAGGATCCTCAGACGCTGCTGACCGAGGGTGCCCAGATCGTCGGCGAGCCGGTGCTGCGGACGCCGATGCCGATGCTGGGGCACGTCACTTCAAGCTACCAGAGCGCCGCCATGGGCCGCACCTTCGCGCTGGCACTGGTCCGCGACGGCCGCGCGCGGATCGGCGAACTGGTCTATGCGCCGCTGGTGAAGCCGGCCTCCGGCGACCTGATGGTGGCTGCCCGGATCGCCGACCCGGTGCTGTTCGACCCGGCCGGGGAGCGTCGTGATGGTTGA